In Halichondria panicea chromosome 17, odHalPani1.1, whole genome shotgun sequence, a single window of DNA contains:
- the LOC135351805 gene encoding centrosomal protein of 83 kDa-like: MENEGGGLSGGLGLESALLDQRMRAEKHKTNFEALKAQHLILQDAHSQQGDELALLAGNYDRLVSRSQEIIQTLQSERDSKIVECEEQRAQVLTPVRLEQLKDQLLEECNRDNQKMVESLESQLEALGRECSELRYNYSFLKAEHGNVMTTHQTVLQELQAKHQTELNAYIEERKSFIARNERDIPTDVQRIRQLQRKNNDLQQKAKGLLAENEDLRGEREVMAALTEQSQQGACQEVAELKATVKTLQFESSAQSEQIVCLQGELGKARQELVSLNEQLALVHTQLDNTKRRLSEAEHEHSLELSQLKMKHLDVVRELEEGREVCVTECKALEAQLEAQGRSIEARDSLLADKERQCESRVTAAREREWEKQVLLDREKVELEGAVASLQQELSQSREGGDARVVSLEDKVRQLSTAKSGLESELELLRSQLSDKTNELQSVMMEMKQIAGVSRKYQSLLSEHRKLESLVTELRESKLSTEDSLREVQTRGRGQGETFERVRDKLTQDLHTEKTLWERERDGLLGKLKDCESSKQSLEQQLTASKATNKKLQKHYKKQIIELESSAEVLRAQQERATTEKQALQSSLKLENQRLQRKLSNILRSQKEFQFLLHNQPQTQYLSFPQHLESTQDTDNLDTCRE, translated from the exons ATGGAGAACGAAGGAGGAGGACTGAGCGGAGGGCTAGGGCTGGAGAGCGCGTTGCTGGATCAGCGGATGAGGGCTGAGAAACACAAGACCAACTTTGAGGCTCTCAAGGCACAGCACCTCATACTCCAAGAT GCCCACAGCCAGCAGGGAGATGAGTTGGCACTATTGGCTGGGAACTACGATCGCCTGGTGTCCCGCTCCCAGGAGATCATCCAAACACTGCAATCAGAGAGAGACAGTAAGATCGTAGAGTGTGAGGAGCAGAGGGcacag gtacTGACTCCAGTACGGTTGGAGCAGCTCAAGGATCAGCTATTGGAGGAGTGCAATCGGGACAACCAGAAG ATGGTGGAGTCACTAGAAAGTCAGTTGGAGGCTCTGGGCAG GGAGTGCAGTGAACTGAGGTACAACTACTCATTCCTCAAGGCAGAGCATGGGAACGTAATG ACAACTCATCAGACAGTACTGCAAGAGTTGCAGGCCAAGCACCAGACAGAG CTGAATGCCTACATTGAGGAGAGGAAGTCGTTTATAGCTCGTAATGAGAGGGACATTCCCACTGACGTACAGCGTATAAGACAGCTACAGAGGAAGAACAACGAT CTTCAACAAAAGGCCAAAGGTCTCCTGGCCGAGAATGAAGACTTGAGGGGGGAGAGGGAGGTGATGGCAGCACTTACTGAGCAG AGTCAGCAAGGAGCGTGTCAGGAGGTGGCTGAGTTGAAGGCAACCGTCAAAACACTACAA TTTGAGTCCTCTGCTCAGAGTGAACAGATTGTCTGTTTGCAAGGAGAGCTGGGGAAGGCCAGACAAGAACTGGTCTCCCTCAATGAACAGCTAGCACTGGTACACACGCAACTGGACAACACCAAGAG GAGGCTGAGTGAAGCAGAGCATGAGCACTCTCTAGAGTTAAGCCAGCTCAAGATGAAGCACTTGGACGTTGTGAGGGAACTAGAGGAAGGACGAGAAGTGTGTGTGACTGAGTGTAAGGCACTAGAGGCACAACTGGAGGCTCAGGGGAGGAGTATAGAGGCCAGGGACTCTCTGCTTGCTGATAAG GAGCGTCAGTGTGAGAGTCGGGTGACAGCTgccagagagagagagtgggaGAAACAAGTGCTACTAGACAGAGAGAAAGTTGAACTAGAGGGAGCTGTGGCCAGTCTACAACA AGAGTTGTCCCAAAGCCGAGAAGGTGGTGATGCAAGAGTGGTGTCACTGGAGGACAAGGTCAGACAACTCTCCACTGCTAAG AGTGGTCTGGAGTCAGAGTTGGAGCTGCTGAGAAGTCAGTTATCAGACAAGACGAATGAGCTACAGTCTGTGAtgatg GAGATGAAGCAAATAGCAGGTGTGAGCAGAAAGTATCAATCCCTACTATCTGAGCACAGAAA attGGAAAGTTTAGTGACTGAACTTAGAGAGTCTAAACTTTCCACTGAAGATTCATTAAGAGAGGTCCAGACACGAGGCAGAGGGCAGGGGGAGACTTTTGAGCGAGTGAGAGACAAATTAACACAAGATCTCCACACAGAGAA GACTTTGTGGGAAAGGGAGAGAGATGGTTTACTGGGCAAGCTGAAAGATTGTGAGTCCAGCAAACAGTCACTGGAACAACAGTTAACAGCCTCAAAAGCCACCAACAAAAAG TTGCAGAAGCATTACAAGAAGCAGATTATAGAGCTGGAGTCCAGTGCTGAAGTATTGAGAGCACAACAGGAGAGAGCAACCACTGAGAAACAGGCACTACA GAGTTCACTGAAACTGGAAAATCAGAGGCTACAAAGAAAGCTGTCTAAT ATACTGCGTTCACAGAAGGAGTTCCAGTTCTTGTTGCACAACCAACCACAGACACAGTACCTCTCTTTCCCTCAACACCTG GAATCAACTCAAGACACAGACAATTTAGATACATGTAGAGAATAA
- the LOC135351427 gene encoding uncharacterized protein LOC135351427 → MWRGVRGFLPANSLIVVRGMSSGAVRRLEGKVAVVTASTEGIGYSIAKKLAMDGAKVMLSSRRIAHVERAVKQLRSECEGVSVEGVVCHVGKDDHRKNLIKETVSKFGKLDIVVSNAAANPTMGLTLETSDSAWDKIFEVNVKAAALLVKEAHPHLVASGSGAVLFVSSLGGYAPVPSIGAYSVSKTALLGLTKALAEELAPDNIRVNCIAPALFKTDFGAVLWKKNSVYSDAQKKKFPTWRLGEPDECAGAVAFLCSDEASYITGETIPLTTVEGVRLCGIMCISLFFSVTRFTAFNALAILTEASLFLIDLYHKFSNLMWKMSLGAVRKLEGKVAVLTASTSGIGYSMAKKMVVDGAKVMLSSRKSDNVERAVKQLRSECEGVSVEGVVCHVGNDDHRKNLIKETLSKFGKLDYLVSNAAVNPAKCGMLETSESAWDKIFEVNVKAAALLVKEAHPHLVASGSGAVVFVSSAGGYSPTSSLGAYSVSKTALFGLTKALAEELAPDNIRVNCIAPGLFKTDFSSVVWSNPAFLESMQFHPSWRLGEPDECAGAVAFLCSDEASYITGETIAVSGLWGTRL, encoded by the exons ATGTGGAGAGGAGTTAGAGGATTCTTACCTGCTAACAGCTTGATAGTGGTGCGAGGGATGTCTTCAGGAGCTGTGAGGAGACTGGAGGGGAAGGTGGCAGTCGTGACTGCATCCACAGAGGG GATTGGCTACAGTATTGCGAAGAAGCTGGCCATGGACGGTGCAAAGGTCATGTTGAGCAGCCGTAGAATTGCTCACGTGGAGCGGGCGGTGAAGCAGTTACGTAgcgagtgtgagggtgtgagtgtggagggggtggtgtgtcaTGTGGGCAAGGACGACCATCGCAAGAACCTCATCAAAGAA ACGGTGTCCAAGTTTGGCAAGCTTGACATAGTGGTCTCCAATGCTGCAGCTAATCCCACTATGGGCCTCACGTTGGAG ACGTCTGATTCTGCTTGGGACAAG ATATTTGAGGTGAATGTGAAGGCAGCTGCTCTGCTGGTCAAGGAGGCCCACCCTCACCTGGTAGCCAGCGG ATCTGGAGCTGTTCTGTTTGTCTCTTCTCTTGGTGGATATGCTCCTGTACCT TCTATTGGAGCCTACTCCGTGAGCAAGACAGCTTTGCTTGGACTGACTAAGGCATTGGCTGAAGAGCTTGCCCCTGACAACATCAGAGTGAACTGTATAGCTCCTGCACTATTCAAGACAGACTTCGGTGCTGTG CTTTGGAAGAAAAATTCCGTCTACAGTGATGCACAGAAAAAAAAGTTTCCTACCTGGAG GCTAGGAGAGCCTGATGAGTGTGCAGGAGCAGTGGCCTTCCTCTGCTCTGATGAGGCCAGCTACATCACCGGGGAGACCATCCCTCTCACTACTGTTGAAGGTGTTAGACTGT GTGGGATCATGTGCATCAGCTTATTTTTCTCAGTCACACGTTTCACTGCTTTCAATGCTTTAGCAATCCTCACAGAAGCAAG TTTATTTCTTATTGATCTTTACCACAAGTTCAGTAATTTAATGTGGAAGATGTCCTTAGGAGCTGTAAGAAAACTGGAGGGGAAGGTGGCAGTGTTGACTGCATCCACAAGTGG CATTGGTTACAGCATGGCAAAGAAAATGGTCGTGGATGGTGCAAAGGTCATGTTGAGCAGCCGCAAAAGTGATAACGTGGAGCGGGCGGTGAAGCAGTTACGTAgcgagtgtgagggtgtgagtgtggagggggtggtgtgtcaTGTGGGCAACGACGACCATCGCAAGAATCTCATCAAAGAA acactgTCTAAGTTTGGTAAGCTAGACTATCTGGTCTCAAACGCAGCGGTAAACCCAGCCAAGTGTGGCATGCTAGAG ACTTCAGAATCTGCTTGGGATAAG ATATTTGAAGTGAATGTGAAGGCAGCTGCTCTGCTGGTCAAGGAGGCTCACCCTCACCTGGTAGCCAGCGG ATCTGGAGCTGTGGTGTTTGTGTCTTCAGCTGGTGGTTACTCACCAACCTCT TCGCTTGGAGCCTACTCTGTGAGCAAAACAGCTTTGTTTGGACTGACTAAGGCATTGGCTGAGGAACTAGCACCTGACAACATCAGAGTGAACTGTATAGCTCCCGGACTGTTCAAGACAGACTTCAGCTCTGTG GTTTGGAGCAATCCTGCATTCCTAGAATCAATGCAGTTCCATCCTTCCTGGag GCTGGGAGAGCCTGATGAGTGTGCAGGCGCAGTGGCGTTCCTCTGCTCTGATGAGGCCAGCTACATCACCGGGGAGACCATTGCTGTGTCTGGATTATGGGGAACTAGACTGTGA
- the LOC135351428 gene encoding dehydrogenase/reductase SDR family member 4-like, translating into MSLGAVRKLEGKVAVLTASTSGIGYSIAKKLAMDGAKVMLSSRKSDNVERAVKQLRSECEGVSVEGVVCHVGKDDHRKNLIKETVSKFGRLDILVSNAAVNPMTEGTLMTSESAWDKIFEVNVKAAALLVKEAHPHLVASGSGAVVFVSSAAGYVPNPFLGAYSASKSALLGLTKALAEELAPDNIRVNCIAPALFSNMSVCVIWKDPLVQEIQKRRNPTWRIGETDECAGAVAFLCSDEASYITGETIPLTTVESARL; encoded by the exons ATGTCCTTAGGAGCTGTAAGAAAACTGGAGGGGAAGGTGGCAGTGTTGACTGCATCCACAAGTGG TATTGGCTACAGTATTGCAAAGAAGCTGGCCATGGACGGTGCAAAGGTCATGTTGAGCAGCCGTAAAAGTGATAACGTGGAGCGGGCGGTGAAGCAGTTACGTAgcgagtgtgagggtgtgagtgtggagggggtggtgtgtcaTGTGGGCAAGGACGACCATCGCAAGAACCTCATCAAAGAA ACTGTGTCCAAGTTTGGTAGACTTGATATACTGGTGTCCAACGCTGCAGTGAACCCAATGACAGAGGgaactttgatg ACTTCTGAGTCTGCTTGGGATAAG ATATTTGAAGTGAATGTGAAGGCAGCTGCTCTGCTGGTCAAGGAGGCCCACCCTCACTTGGTAGCCAGCGG ATCTGGAGCTGTGGTGTTTGTGTCTTCAGCTGCCGGATACGTTCCCAATCCT TTTCTTGGAGCCTACTCAGCAAGCAAGTCAGCTTTGCTTGGACTGACTAAGGCATTGGCTGAAGAGCTTGCCCCTGACAATATCAGAGTGAACTGTATAGCTCCTGCACTATTCAGCAacatgtctgtgtgtgta ATATGGAAAGACCCTCTAGTGCAGGAGATTCAAAAAAGAAGAAATCCTACCTGGAG GATAGGAGAGACTGATGAGTGTGCAGGAGCAGTGGCATTCCTCTGCTCTGATGAGGCCAGCTACATCACCGGGGAGACCATCCCTCTCACTACGGTTGAAAGTGCTCGATTGTGA